CGCGCAGGATCGAGAAGGCACCGTTCTATGCCTATCCGGTGCGGCCCGGCATCACCTTCACCTATCTCGGCGTCCGCGTGAACCGCGAGGCGCGTGTCGTTATGCAGGGCAACGCACAGCCAGCAGAGAATGTGTTTTCCGCCGGCGAGATGATGGCCGGCAACGTGCTCGGCCGCGGCTATGCGGCGGGCATCGGCATGACGATCGGATCATCGTTCGGGCGCGTTGCAGGACGGGAGGCGGCAAAGCATGTCCGCGGTTGATCTTCTGAGCCTGACAAAAGCCGATCAAACGCATCGCTCGGCTTCGCTCGCGGAAGCGGACCGTCTGATGACGGTGTGCAATTCCTGCAGATACTGCGAAGGCCTCTGCGCGGTGTTTCCGGCGATGGAAATGCGCCGCGACTTTACGAATGGCGATCTCTCTTATCTCGCCAATCTCTGCCACTCATGTGGTGCCTGCTATTACGATTGCCAGTTCTCGCCGCCGCACGAATTCAATGTCAATGTGCCGCGCGTTCTCGCGGAAGTGCGCGGCGAAGCCTATCAGCTCTATGCGTGGCCGCGCGCCTTTGCCGGCCTGTTCGAACGCAATGCGCTGAAGATCAGCCTGATCCTCGCCGGCAGCGTTGCGGCGTTCATTGCGGGTTTCATCGCGGTGCACGAGCCGGCGGCGCTTTTTGCGGCCAATGACGAGCCCGGCGCCTTCTATCGCCTGATGCCGCACAACGCGATGGCCGCCCTGTTCGGCGCCGTCTTTCTTTATGCGCTTGTTGCCATGACGATGGGCTGCGTGAATTTCTGGCGCGATATCGGCGAGCCGGCCGAAACGCTGTCGGAGCCGCGTTCGATCTGGCAGGCGATCAAGGATGCGGGAAGCCTGCGCTATCTCGACGGCGGCGGCGCCGGCTGCATGAACGAAGACGACAAGCCGGACGACAATCGCCGCTTCTATCATCACTGCACGTTCTACGGCTTCATGCTCTGTTTCGCCTCGACCACGGCGGCGACGGGCTATCACTATCTCTTAGGGATGGAAGCGCCTTATCCCTGGTACGACCTTCCGGTGGTGCTCGGCACGCTTGGCGGTATCGGACTTGTGATTGGTCCGATCGGTCTGTTGAAGGCCAAGTTTCAGCGCGACCGCGCCATGCAGGACGGCGCGCGCTTTGACGGCGATGCCGCCTTTATCGGAATGCTGTTCCTGACCAGCGTAACGGGTCTTCTTCTCATGGTGCTGCGCGCGACGCCGGCAATGGGACTTCTGCTGGCGATCCATCTTGGAGTTGTCTTCGCCCTGTTCTTCACCATGCCCTATTCGAAATTCGTCCACGGCCTGTACCGCTTCGGCTCCCTGGTCCGCTACGCCAAGGAGCGGCGGAGCCATTGACCCCGCTTAAGCCCTGCTAAAGAGGGGGCTTGCGGGGGTGAATACCAATGTATACGCTCATGAGAATGGCTCCAGCCTCGCCGAGGTTTGGGGCCTAAAAAGCAAGAAACGGCCGTAAAAAGCCGGTCCTTTGGGAGACAGCGCCCATGTCGAGCGCTCAGGTAGTAGAGTATGGAGCGGCGCCGCTAAAGCTCGGCGTCAGCCGTGAATTCAGCGCATTCGCCGCCAATCTTCGCTTCGAGGATCTGCCGGACGCCGTCGTGCACGAAGCGCGGCGCGGCGTCATGGATTGGCTCGGCTGCGCGATTGCCGGCAGCCGTCATTCGACGATCCGTCATCTTCTTGCCGGTGTCGGCGCGCTCGGCAGCTTGGAGCAGGTGCCTGTGATCGCGCAGGGCGGCAAAAAGCTCGGCATGCTGGAAGCCGCTCTCGTCAACGGCCAGATGGGCCATGTCCTCGATTTCGACGACACCCATATGGAAGGCGTCGTCCTGCACACGAGTTCGCCGGTTCTGGCGGCCTGCCTGTCGGCTGCGAGCTCGGGCACGTTTTCCGGCAAAGATTTGATCACCGCCTATGCGCTGGCGTTCGAAGCCGGTGTGCGTACCGGCAAAGCCGCGCCGACCCATCACGACGGCGGCTGGCATCTGACCGGCACCCTCGGCACGATCGCCGCCGGTGTCGCCGTGGCGCGCCTTCTCGGCCTTGATGAAAAGCAGATGACGCATGCGCTCGGCGTTGCGACGACGCAGGCCGCCGGCATGCAGCAGAACCGCGGCACAATGTCGAAATCCTTCCACGCCGGCCGTGCTGCGATGAGTGCCGTGCTGGCCGCGTTCCTGGCGCGCGAAGGCTTCGACAGCTCGGACGAAATTCTCGAAGGCCGCCGCGGTTTCGTGCGCATTTTCAGCACGCGCTCCAATCCGGACGTCATTCTCGACAAACTCGGCAGCGATTGGCACATCGTCCGCAACGGTTATAAGCCCTATGCGTGCGGTATTGTTCTGCATCCGGCCAT
Above is a window of Terrihabitans soli DNA encoding:
- a CDS encoding MmgE/PrpD family protein, with protein sequence MSSAQVVEYGAAPLKLGVSREFSAFAANLRFEDLPDAVVHEARRGVMDWLGCAIAGSRHSTIRHLLAGVGALGSLEQVPVIAQGGKKLGMLEAALVNGQMGHVLDFDDTHMEGVVLHTSSPVLAACLSAASSGTFSGKDLITAYALAFEAGVRTGKAAPTHHDGGWHLTGTLGTIAAGVAVARLLGLDEKQMTHALGVATTQAAGMQQNRGTMSKSFHAGRAAMSAVLAAFLAREGFDSSDEILEGRRGFVRIFSTRSNPDVILDKLGSDWHIVRNGYKPYACGIVLHPAIDAVIDLRKHNIAPEQVAELKVIVNPATVRITGVEDPQTGLQSKFSIYHSAAVAFLDGNAGLPQYSDQRATAPEVVALRKKVRVGTDDSFRRDEAHAEIVSTDGQRFEVHVDHASGTADNPMSDAAMEAKFRLNAEPVVGKDTADKLVQTIWTLDALKDVRDILKLAS
- the tcuB gene encoding tricarballylate utilization 4Fe-4S protein TcuB; translated protein: MSAVDLLSLTKADQTHRSASLAEADRLMTVCNSCRYCEGLCAVFPAMEMRRDFTNGDLSYLANLCHSCGACYYDCQFSPPHEFNVNVPRVLAEVRGEAYQLYAWPRAFAGLFERNALKISLILAGSVAAFIAGFIAVHEPAALFAANDEPGAFYRLMPHNAMAALFGAVFLYALVAMTMGCVNFWRDIGEPAETLSEPRSIWQAIKDAGSLRYLDGGGAGCMNEDDKPDDNRRFYHHCTFYGFMLCFASTTAATGYHYLLGMEAPYPWYDLPVVLGTLGGIGLVIGPIGLLKAKFQRDRAMQDGARFDGDAAFIGMLFLTSVTGLLLMVLRATPAMGLLLAIHLGVVFALFFTMPYSKFVHGLYRFGSLVRYAKERRSH